The following coding sequences lie in one Haematobia irritans isolate KBUSLIRL chromosome 3, ASM5000362v1, whole genome shotgun sequence genomic window:
- the Acat1 gene encoding acetyl-CoA acetyltransferase 1 — MSTFLKASRLMGAIGSARFYSSKIHEVVIVSAARTPMGSFQSQLAPMSATQLGAVAIEAAVQRAGISKEDVQEVYMGNVVSAGLGQAPARQAAVFAGLPKNVCCTTINKVCSSGMKSVMVASQSLMLGHSEIAVAGGMESMSNVPYYLKRGQTPYGGINMIDGIVFDGLWDVYNKFHMGNCAENTAKKMGITRQEQDDFAVTSYKRSAKAWSDKVFDAEIAPVTIQQKRKADVVISEDEEYKRVNFDKFGKLATVFQKENGTVTAGNASTLNDGGAAVVLMTAETAAKMNVKPLARVVAFQDAETDPIDFPIAPALAVPKLLAKAGVKKEDVAMWEINEAFSLVVCANIRKMDVDPNKVNVHGGAVSLGHPIGMSGARLVTHLAHSLKSGEFGCASICNGGGGASSILIQKL; from the exons ATGTCGACTTTTTTGAAGGCTTCCAGATTAATGGGCGCAATCGGCTCTGCCCGTTTCTATAGCTCAAAAATACATGAGGTTGTCATTGTATCCGCAGCTCGCACACCCATGGGTAGTTTTCAATCTCAACTCGCCCCAATGAGTGCAACGCAATTAG gtGCTGTTGCCATTGAGGCTGCTGTACAAAGAGCTGGCATCAGCAAGGAGGATGTCCAGGAGGTGTACATGGGCAATGTGGTGTCTGCCGGTTTAGGACAAGCACCTGCGAGACAAGCTGCAGTTTTCGCTGGATTGCCAAAGAATGTATGTTGTACCACCATTAATAAGGTATGCTCGTCGGGTATGAAATCGGTTATGGTTGCTAGCCAATCGTTGATGCTGGGACATTCGGAAATAGCTGTGGCAGGTGGTATGGAATCTATGTCTAATGTTCCATACTATTTAAAGAGGGGTCAAACTCCCTATGGTGGTATAAACATGATCGATGGCATAGTCTTCGACGGTTTGTGGGATGTCTATAATAAATTCCATATGGGAAATTGTGCCGAAAATACAGCTAAGAAAATGGGAATTACCCGTCAGGAACAAGATGACTTTGCTGTTACTTCCTATAAACGGTCAGCAAAGGCCTGGAGTGATAAAGTGTTCGATGCCGAAATCGCGCCCGTGACAATACAACAAAAGAGAAAAGCTGACGTTGTCATATCTGAAGATGAAGAATACAAACGTGTAAACTTtgataaatttggtaaattagCAACAGTATTCCAAAAAGAGAATGGAACTGTTACTGCCGGCAATGCTTCAACATTGAATGATGGTGGTGCTGCCGTGGTTCTTATGACGGCCGAAACTGCTGCGAAAATGAATGTAAAACCTTTGGCCCGTGTTGTAGCCTTCCAAGATGCCGAAACCGATCCAATTGACTTTCCTATTGCTCCAGCATTGGCTGTTCCAAAGCTATTAGCAAAGGCTGGTGTCAAAAAGGAAGATGTTGCCATGTGGGAAATAAATGAAGCTTTTTCACTCGTCGTTTGTGCCAATATTCGTAAAATGGATGTTGACCCCAATAAAGTGAATGTCCATGGTGGTGCTGTGTCATTGGGTCATCCAATTGGCATGTCGGGAGCCCGTTTGGTTACTCATTTGGCCCACTCTCTCAAGAGTGGAGAATTTGGATGTGCTTCCATTTGCAATGGTGGTGGCGGTGCTTCTTCGATTTTAATTCAAAAGTTGTAA